Sequence from the Synergistaceae bacterium genome:
GCTACGGGTCCTGCGCGGTGATCATGTGGATTGTGGTCCTTGCCATGGGGCTCAAAATCACGGGGTTTTCCGCGGCGACCTGGCGGGCTCTGGCGGGCATGGCTCTTTTGGCGCAGGTGCTGGGACACAGCGGCTACAACTGGGCGCTGGGCTATTGCAGCACCTGCCATATCTCGATTCTGCTTCTGGGAGAACCTTTGGGCGGCGCAATCCTCGCCTGGCTGTTCTTCGGCGAATACCCCAAAGGCGTCGGCCTTTTGGGCTTTGCGTTTCTCGTCGCCGCCATCCTCCTGTCCTCCCGGGACGAAAAGCGGGCCTGATGCTTTTCGCTCCAGGCAGTCGTGTTCAGCCTTTATCGTCTCAATATTCTGAAGTTGCATTGAAGGTGCATTGATGGGAAGATGAAACTGTCTTTTTCTGCGGTGCTATGATATATTAATAACCATATTCATGATGGCGAAAGAGTAAAACAAATCGACCAGGAGGGGATTGCGATGGAGACGTACCAACAGTTTATAAACGGCGCTCTTGTGAACTCCCATTCTTCGGATTGGATCGAAGTGGAAAACCCTTATACGGGGCAGATCATTTCAAAGGTACCGAAGGGTAACGCACAGGACGGCATCGACGCACTGGAAGCGGCGAAAAAAGCGCAGCCCGCCTGGGCGGCCCGGGCCTCCGTGGAGCGTGGCGCTTATCTGGCGCAGATGGCGAACCTGATTCGGGGTAAAAGGGTCGAACTGGCCCGAACCCTTGCGTCGGAGCAGGCGAAAATCATGCCTCTCGCGCAGGTGGAGATCGACGTCACCGCGGCGTATTTCGATTACTACGCCGGCTGGGCCCGCATTTACGAGGGTGAAATCATCCAGAGCGACAGCCCGAACGAAAACATTTTCCTGTTCCGTAAACCCATCGGCGTTGCGGTTGGCATCTGTCCCTGGAACTTCCCATTCTTCGTCATGGCCCGCAAAGTGGCTCCGGCGCTGCTCACCGGCTGCACGATCGTGATAAAGCCCAGCAGCCTCACGCCCAACACCACCCTCGAATTCGCGAAGATGGTGGCGTCCCTTGACCTTCCGAAGGGCGTCGTGAACTTCGTCACCGGCAGCGGGGCGACTTTGGGCAACGCGCTGGCCACCCATCCCATTACCGATATGGTTTCCCTGACGGGCAGCGTCGAGGCGGGGCAGGAAATCATCCGAGCCTCGGCCGACAAGGTCATGAAGGTCTCGCTTGAACTGGGCGGCAAGGCTCCGGCCATCGTGTTCCCCGATGCCGATCTGGATCTGGCGGTGAAGGGCATCGTCGCCTCCCGCGTGATCTTCAGCGGTCAGGTCTGCAACTGCGCGGAGCGGGCCTACGTTCACAGAAGCATTTACGATCAGTTCCTGGATAAATTCGTGAAGGCCATGCAGGCGGTCAAATACGGAGATCCCTTCGCCACCCCCGCTCCGGACATGAGCACTCAGATCGACAAAAACCAGCAGCAGAAGATCGACGGAATGGTGACCCGGGCAAAAGCCGAGGGCGCAAAGGTTCTGACGGGCGGAAAAGTCGCCGATACACAAACGGGTTACTTCTATGAACCCACGGTTCTGGTGAACTGCCGCCAGGATATGGAGATCGTTCGTAAGGAAATTTTCGGACCCGTTATCCCCATCCTTCCCTACAGTGAATACGAGGAGGCCATCACCCTGGCCAACGACTGTGAATACGGGCTCACCTCGTCCATTTTCACGAAGAACGTCAACACGGTGATGCAGGCGCTCAAGGACCTGAAGTTCGGGGAGACCTACGTGAATCGGGAGCATTTCGAGGGAATGCAGGGATTCCACGCGGGCTGGCGCAAATCCGGTATCGGCGGCGCGGACGGCAAACACGGACTTATGGAATACCTTCAGTCGCAGGTGGCCTACATCCGCTTCTGATCCAAAAAAGGTTTCAGGCAGTTCAGAGAGCGACAAAGAGGCCGTTCCCGCAAAGGAGCGGCCTTTTAATCTTTGAATAGTCGAATGACGACGAGAGGACTACCGAATGAAAGGAAAATCTGCTGAAACTTACGACGTGGTTATTGTGGGGGCGGGACCGGCTGGAATTTTCGCCGCGCTGGAGCTGGTCGCCCGCGGGAAAACGGTTTTTATGGCGGACAAGGGGAAACTGATCAGCGAACGTCAGTGTCCTATTGTGGCCGGACTGGTTCAGGACTGCCTCAACTGCCAGTCCTGCGCTATTGTCTCCGGGTGGGGCGGCGCGGGATCGGCCTCCGACGGAAAGCTGACTCTGACCACGGGCTACGGCGGCAACCTTGAGGAATACATCGGCCGCCCGGCGCTGGAGGAGCTGATCGCCGAGGTGGACGGGGTATTCGTTCGCTTCGGAGCGGATCCCCACTGCTACGAGGCCGGCTGCGAAATCACCCGGGAGACGATCCGCACCGGCGCCGAGGTGGGGGTTCGCGTTCTTCCTGCGCGCATTCGGCACATCGGCACGGACGCGTCCCGGGAGGTTCTTCACAACATGTACGAGGACCTGGTCACGAAGTGCGATATTCAAATGAACGCCGCTGTGGACGATCTGCTGATCGAAAACGGCTCCGCGGTCGGAATCCGGTTCGAGGACGGCAGGACGGTCCGGGGCGGACATGTCATCGTGTCGCCGGGCCGGGAGGGAGCTTCCTGGATGGAGAAAATCATCGGCAGGCTGAAGCTGCCCATCGCGTCCATGCCCGTGGACATCGGCGTGCGGGTGGAGGTCCCCGACAGTGTCTGCGAGACTCTGACCCGGGAGTTCTACGAGGTCAAGTGCCTGTACAATTCCCCCACTTTCGACGACCGCTGCCGCACCTTCTGCATGAATCCGTCCGGTTACGTAGTTCACGAGTTCAATCAGGCCCATCGCCTGGTGACGGTCAACGGGCACAGCCTGAAGAACAAAAAATCCGGCAACACGAACTTCGCCATTCTCGTGACGAAAAACTTCAGCCAGCCCTTCAGCGACCCCATCGGTTACGCGACCCACGTGGCGAAACTGGCCAACATGCTGGCGGGGGGGAGCATTCTGGTTCAGCGGCTGGCCGATCTGAGGGGCGGCCGACGCTCCACTCAGCCCCGAATCGACCGGGGTATGGTGGACCCCACCGCCTCCGCCCAGCCGGGGGATCTGAGCCTGGTTCTGCCCCATCGTTACGTCACGGACATCGTGGAGTTTCTGGACGCGCTGAACCGGATCATGCCGGGCGTCAGTCACGGCGACACGCTGCTTTACGGCGTCGAGATCAAGCTGTACTCTCTGAGGCTCGAACTGGGGAACAATCTGGAGGTTCCCTCAATTCGAGGACTCTGGACGATCGGCGACGGAGCGGGGGTCAGCCGCGGCATCATCCAGGCCGCCGCCAGCGGAGTCGTGGCGGCCCGGGCCATCTGCGCCGCGTAAAAATCAGGGCGCGCATAAATTCAGAACGACGCCGGCGACCAGAAAATAGACGATCAGGCCGCCGGCATCCACCAGGGTCGTGACGATGGGGGCGGCCATCAGTGCGGGGTCGAACTTCAGCCGCCGCGCCAGAAGGGGCAGCATACTGCCGATGAGGTTGGCGAAGAGAACCGTGGCGAAAAGGCTCGTTCCGACGATCAGCCCCAGGGAGAGGCTGCCGCTCAGAAGCCATTTGTAGGCTACGTTGATGACGCCCAGCACTCCGCCGACCAGTGTGCTGATTCGCAGTTCTTTCCAGAAAATCGAGATCCAGTCGGCAAGTTCCAGTTCTCCCACCGCCATGCCGCGGATGATCAGAGTGGAGGACTGGGAGCCCGCGTTTCCTCCCGTGTCCATCAGCATGGGAATGGCGGAAATCAGAGCCGGAAGCGCCGCGAAGAGGGCTTCGTAGTGGGTGATGATGCCTCCCGTGAAAAACGCGCTCACCATAAGAAACAGCAGCCAGCCGATCCGGCGTTTCGCCATCTCGAAGACCCCCGCCGAAAGGTAGGGATCGTCGGAGGGCTTCATTGCCGCCATGAGGTGAAAGTCCTCCGTGTTTTCCTCCTCCAGAACTTCCATCGCGTCGTCGACGGTGATGATGCCCACCAAATGCCGCTCCGTGTCCACCACAGGCAGGGCGATGAGGTCGTACTTCTGGAAGATCTCCGCCACCTGTTCCCGATCGTCGCCGGTGGTGGCATAGATGATGTTCCGGCTCATGATGTCGCCGATGCGGTCCGTGGGCTCCGACAGCAGAAGGGTTTTCACGGTGACTACCCCTTTGAGAATGCGCTTCGCATCGGTGACGTAGCAGGTGTAAATGGTTTCCTTGTCCATGCCCTCCCGGCGAATGCGTCGGAAGGCCGCCTCCACGTCCATCTCCTCTTTCAGGCTGATGTACTCCGTGGTCATGATGCTGCCCGCCGAGTCCTCCCGATAGCGGAGAAGCTGGTTGATCTGGTTTCGCGTGTCCTCCGAGACGTTTTTCAGGACGCGTTTGACCACGTTCGCCGGCATTTCTTCGACAAAATCCACGGCGTCGTCCAGAAACAGGTCGTTGACGATATGAGAAAGCTCCGGATCCGTCAGAAGACTGATGAGGTTTTCCTGCGTATCCGGCTGAAGATAGGAAAAAACGCTGGCCGCGGCATCCTTGGGCAGAGAGCGGAACAGCACCACCCGCCGTTCCGGAGTCAGTTCCTCCAGATCGTCGGCAATGTCAACCACGTTGGTGTTCAGCATGAGCTCCTTGAGCTGCCGGTGTTTTTTTGTGTCGATAAGTTCCGTGATGAGATCCGTCATGAGATAACCTCCGTTTCCCGGAGCGGAGGGCTCAGACGTGTGAGAGGATCAGTGGGCTTCTCCGGGGAAACCCGCGTTACCTTTCCCGCACGGCCCGCCGCCGTCCGTTCAATTTAAGCGTCCTTCGCGAAGGGGGGTAACTTTCAGGCCCTGCGTCCATGCGCAACTCACTTCCTTTTCTTTTTGAAATTTTTACTTTTTTACTGAACAGAAACATAAATCAATCCGTGTCCCGACAGCCAGATGCTGAGACAGGAAAAAACGACAAACATCACAAAGGCCGTTTCACCCTGGCTCATTTGCCCGGGAACGTCGGCCACCCGAAAAAAATACCAGCCGAACGTCTTTCGCCAGGGAACCAACAGAGGAACCCTGCCGCAGCAGGCGTCGCAGAAAATATGCAGCAGCCCGCCGAGAAACCAGAATGCCGCGCAGGTGGAGAAAGTTTCCAGAACATGGGTTCCCAGTTCCTGCGGAAAGGTGCTCAGCTGCGGAACCAGCCCGCTTCCCCATCGGTAATAACAGAAAATAAACGCCGCCCCGTAGAGCACGAACCAGTGCGATGTCCTTCTGTGATGCCGCCCCCGTTTTTTTCTCCAGATTATGTGCTCGATTCTGTCGGGGAACGTACTGCCCATTGCCGCCAGCGCCGAGGCCAAAAGCGAATCCGTGGTCGCCATCAGAATCGCGAAGGCCGTTATTCGATGTCCTTTACCTGTCACACGTCAACCGCATTTCTTTAAATCATACTTCCTGATTGCATTTTCCTGCAATTACATTTTTTTTCAATCGCATTTTCTGTCGTTTTTTCTGCAAAAAACACCTGTTTCGCTCATTGTCCCATTTGCGGTCAGACGCCCTGTCCGCCCTGTTTTTCCTCTCTCGACAGCGTCTTTTCGATGAAAGGGCGAAGGAGGTCCACGGGGATCGGAAAGAACGTGGTGGAGTTGCGTTCGCCGGAGATTTCCCGAATCGTCTGCAGGTAGCGGAGCTGAAGCGTGACGGGAGACACTTCCATTTGCTTCGCGGCCTCGGAAAGTTTCGTGGCCGCCTGAAGTTCTCCCTCGGCGGCGATGATTTTTGCGCGGCGTTCCCGTTCGGCCTCGGCCTGACGGGCCATGGCGCGCTTCATGCCGTCGGGAAGCTCCAGTTCCTTCACCTCCACGGCGCTGACCTTGATGCCCCAGGGATCTGTGCGCTCATCGATGATTTTCTGAAGCTCCTGGTTGATCTTTTCTCTGGAGGAGAGGACCTCGTCCAGTTCCACGGACCCCACCACGGATCTCAGTGTGGTTTGGGCGAGCTGACTCGTGGCCATGACGTAGTTTTCGACTTCCACCACGGAATGAGACGGGTCCATGACGCGGAAATACACCACCGCGTTCACCTTGATGGGGACGTTGTCCTTTGTGATGACCTCCTGAACGGGGACGTCCATGGTCAGGATCCTCAGGTCCACCGTGGTCACGCGGTCGATGACGGGAATGACGAACACCACCCCCGGTCCCCGGCTGCCGGCCAGACGCCCCAGGCGGAAAACAACGAGCCGCCTGTACTCCGGGACAATCCTGATTGCTGACGACAGAATCAGAAACAGGATAAAAAATATGCCCAGCCAGCTTCCAATGTTGGATAACATCCCAAAAGCAGCGTCGATCCTCACAGCAAACCCTCTCCTTCAATATAAAAATTTTCAGAAATTATCGTTCTTTCAGGCGTTTTCCCTGAGTCTTTTTATATTAAAAGCATAACACAACGAAGCCGGAACGGAAGAAAAAATGCGATGTAAAAAAATGCGATGTGAAAATACGGGCACTTTTCCGTACAGGCAGTTTAGACCGGAGAGTTTTCCTCCGCGGCGGGCAGCGGACGATGGGACAGCAGCCCCGCCCCTTCCAGCGTCGGAACCGCTCTGGAGGCCAGCCAGCCGCTTACCACAATTTTGATGAGATCGGGAACGAGGAAGGGAAGAAAAGCGAGTTGCACGACTCGGACAAAATCCAGTTCTTTTCCCGCGGCGAAGCGCATGATCAGATAAAAGCCCGGCAGTCCAACGGCGTAGAGCCCGACCGTGGCGGCCAGAGAGACGAGGGCGTACTGCAGAAACGTTTGAGCTTTCGAGGCGAGCAGTCCTCCGATCCAGGAAGCAACGATAAAGCCAATTAAAAAGCCGAAACTGGGAGAAAAAACAGTCTGTGGTCCACCTGTTCCTCCGGCGAAAACGGGCAGACCGATCAGGCCCATGACCACGTAGAGCATCTGGGAAAGCGGCCCGTATTTCGGCCCCAGCAGCAATCCCGACATCAGCACGATAAACGACTGAACCGTTATCGGAACCGGCATGAAGGGCAGCGGAACCGACAGCATGGCTCCGATGGAGGTCAAAACGGCAAAAAAAGCGGTCAAAAGAAGATTTTTAAGTGGAAATGTTTTGTTGCTCATGATTTCAGGGTCCTTTCTTTCAGGTTTACTTCAGTTTCAGGCTGACTTCCTCGGAACTGAGACGTATCCGTCCCGTTTCATTTTCGACGATGAGCGCACCTCCGTCGTCGATACCCGTGGCCAGGGCGCTGAAGGTTTCCGTTCCGGTGAAGACCTGGACGGTTCGCCCCAGCACGTACTGACGGCTTCGGTATGCGTCCAGCAGTTCTTTTTTCCGGCCCTCGGCGAGAGCGATGCAGAAGGGCTCCAGACGGTTCAGGATTTCCGCCGCCAGTTCGTTCCGATCCGGACTGCCCCCAGTGAGCTGACCCAGGGATGTGGCGATTTCCCGCAAATCTTCGCCCACGGATCCCGTATTGACTCCAATCCCGATGACGACGTGACTCATGCGTTGCAGCTCCAGGGATACGGCTCCCTCCGTCAAAATGCCGCAGAGTTTTTTGCCGTCGCACCAGACGTCATTGACCCATTTGATTTGGGGGTTCAGATCATAGAGGGCTTCAATCGCCTCACAGACGGCCAGTCCCGCGCAGATGGTCAAAAAACGCGTTTCGTCGGCGGGAATGTCCGGCTTCAGCAGTATGCTCATGTAGAGCCCTTCTCCGGGGAGAGAGAGAAAAGGCCTGTTTTTGCGGCCTTTGCCTTTCGTCTGCCCGTCTGCCACAACGACGAAACCCGCTTCTGTCGAAGTCAGGTCCATTCTCCTGATGTAGGCGTTAGTGGAGTCCACGGATTTCAGAACTTCGAGGCGACGCCCCAAAAATCGGGTTTTCAGACCAGATTGAATGAAAACTTCGGAGAGAACCCCGTTTCGACTCACAAAACGATAACCTCGCCGCGAAACGGACTCGATGGCGCAGCCACGCTCCTGCAGCAGTTTGATGATTTTCCACACGGCAACCCGGGAAACGCCCAGCTTCCGTGCCAGCTCTTCACCGGTGACAATTTCTCCCGCCTGTTCCTCCAGCAACGCCAGCACTCTGTCTTTGGCGAGGCCCGCTTCTCTCGTCTCCTGTCCCATGACAATATTCCTCCTTTCCTGCAAAAGACCTGCAAAATATTACGGAGGATAGCATGAAGACGTTCTTCTGTAAACCTGTATTTATAAAAAGGTTAACACATTTGAAACCTGACGGGAGAACGAAGACCCGTCAGGCGAATGTTCGTCAGGCAAAGGTTCGTCAGAGTGAAAAAAGTTCGCGATTTCTCCCGCTATTATGCTTTTGGTCTGGGTGGTTTGGATAAAGACACCGCTGTGGACGGCAGCGCTTTTTCCGCGCCCTCCGGAGAGATGGGAGGCAGACTGAAGCGGGACAGGATATGGGTCAGGTTTTGAGCGTGCTCCGCCATCGTTTCCGAGTGCTGTGCCACGCCAAGGCCCAGTGATGCAGTATTTTCGCTGATCCGGCGTATGTTCGCGATTGTATCCACCATTTCCATCGTGGACCTCGTGGCGCTGTCGATGCCCGTCGCGACCTCTCTGCTGGAAGCCGCCTGTTCCTCGGCCACGGCCGCGATATTTTGTATGGAGTCGTTGGCTTTCTGAATCTCCTGCAGGGCGTCATTCAGCTCTTTTTGCGCCTCCGTCGCCTGAGTGAGGGTCGCCGCCAGACGGTTTCCCGCCTCTGTGGTGGCGTTGATACTGGCCTGAGCGCCATTCTGAAGTTCAACGATGATTTCCTTTACGTTTTGAGCCGCCCGAGCGGATTCTTCCGCGAGTTTTCGAACTTCCTCCGCCACCACGGCGAAGCCCCGTCCCACCTCTCCGGCCCGGGCGGCTTCGATGGCCGCGTTCAGTGCCAAAAGATTCGTCTGGTCCGCAATGCCCGTGATAACCGACACGAAACTGCTGACGTTTTCGACGGAAGCGACCAGCTGCCGCGTCCTGCTTTCACTTTCTTTTGCGTTTACGTCGACTTCACGCATGCCTTCGATGACGTCGTTGACCGTCTGGATGGCTTTGTGAGAGGCCTCCGTGGTCTGAGAAATAAACTGGGCGCTGTCCGTGGCGGACTGTGCGACGGTATCCGCGCCGGCACTCATCTCTTCCACTCCCGAGTTGCTCTCCTGAAGGGCGGCTCCGTTGCTTTCGCTCAGGGCGGAAACCTGTTCGATGGATATTCTGACTTCTTCCATGCCTGCGCTGGTCTGCTCCGCAATGGAGGAGAGTTTCTCGGCGCTTTCCTCCAGGCTGTCTGCCACGGTGACCACCTTTTGCAGTCCGTAAGACTGGGTTTTGATCATATCTGCGATGGCATCGGCCATGACGGCCAGTTCATCCCTGCCGTCATAGCGAAAGTCCTTCCTCCGGATGGTCAGATCGCCCTCTCCGGCGCGCTGGGCCAGAGTGACGATGCTGTTGAGGGGTTTTGTAATGCTGCGGGCGATCAGCCAGGCCACCAGAAATCCCAGCACAAGCGAGACCATCGTCGAAGAGAGCAGGAGGAAAATGGTTTTGCCCAGTTCCTGAGAGCTTTCTTCAGCGGCGTTCTTCACCCAGTTCTGGCCGATATCGGAGGCCTGAGTCCCTTCATCGTTAAGCGTTTTCACGAGAGGACTCCGTACGGCGTTCAGCAGGCCCAGTTCCCTGTAAGCCGTCAGGAAATTACGCAGCTCTCCCCTGTAGTTGGCAGAGGCGTTCAGAATGCTGTCCATTTGAGCGATTTCTTCTTCGTTTTCGGCGTAGTTGCGTAAATTTACGGCGGCTTTGTCAAGGAGGTCCAGGTCATCGAAAAATTGCTGCACCCCCTCCATGTTGTTCCTGCCTATGGCGCTCTGAACGCCGTTCCGTACTTTTTGGAAAGAGTCGTTGATTTGGTTGATCAGGCTCAGCCATTCCAGTTCCTGATGGAAGCGTCGGGAAAAGGAGCGGTCCAGCCCTTCGGCGTTGTCCAGGGCATGATCCGCGAGACGGCTTATGCTCTCGAAAATGACGCTCCGCACCTCGAAGCTCTTCGCAAACAGTGTCGAACCCGCCTGAATCATCCTGTCGTAAGCGGAGTTCTTTTCCTGGAGGGCGGTTGTCGTCCGGCGGAGGGCATTCACGTACTCCTGGTAGGGAGGCGCCAGTTTTTCCACGACGTACTTTGGCGTCGCCAGCTCCGGCCAGGTGGCGTTCATCGTTTTTATGAGGTCCAGAATCCTGCGGGCGTCCTGTGTCGTCGCCGCGACATTCTCTATCGTCTCCTTCGTCGTGTTGTTCTGCATTTTGCTCACGCTCAGGAACACCTCGTACTGCGCCCGTTCCAGCGAAAAGGTCGTCATCATGGCGGGAATGACCTGATCCGTCAGATAAAGGCTTTCATCCCGCAGGTGCGACAGGGAACTCCAGCTCACCCCCACGGCGACGATGAATACAATCAGAAGGATACTGAACCCCAGCAACAGTTTGAAACCGATTTTGAAGTTGTTCCACATTCCTCTCAAATCTCCTTTGACAATGGCATTGTGCAAGTTATGCCCAAGATATACATCCTTTTAAGGAAGAGTTCTTCCGTAAGCCCAACGAATCCGCAACGGGGAATATTGCTGTAAAAAGCGTTGGCGCAATATTTTTCATTCTTATGTTAAGGATAAAATGAGATTTTTTAGAGAAATGTACTCTTTTATTTGCAGAAAATATAATGAAAATGATGGTTCAGCAACAATAAACAATTAAAATTTGAACCGCCTGAGCTTCAGACTTCCCTCAGACTTCTCATCAGACTTTCTTTCAGGTTTTGATGCGGTTATTGCTGCTGTCGTTTTAAAGCGGGGGCAGTGCGGGGGAGGGGATGTCCTGGTTTGAATATTCGGCCATAACCAGATCCATATCCTTCACGATGCTCTCGTCCACAAAGCCCTTTTCCGCCATGCCGTACAGGATCGCCATAGTGGCCTGATGGTCGCGGGGATTGTGATAGGGACGGGCTTCGCTGACGGCCTGATAGATGTCGATACAGGCCAGCATGCGCGAGATGAAATCCAGATCTTCCCGACGTTTTCCGAAGGGATAGCCGGAACCGTCCAGTTTTTCGTGATGTTCGGAAGCCCACCTGCAAATATCCTCGAAGCCGTCGATGGGCCGGAGCAGATTCCAGGTGTGGTACACGTGCTTTTTGATGATGGTGAACTCTTCCTCGTTCAGCTTTCCGGGTTTTTCCAGAATGTTTACGGGGGTGACGAGCTTGCCGATGTCGTGCAGGGCGGCGGCCAGGTAAATTTTTGTCCGCAGCGTGTCGTTGCAGCCGTAGTAGCCGCTCATCAGCCAGGCTCTGTTGGCGATCTGAGACGTGTGTTTTCGGGTAAAGGTCGATTTATAGTCGATAATTCGCGCCGTCACTTCCGCAAGACGCATCATCGCCCCGTTGTCGAGGTTCACGATCGTGAAGGGAATGCTCTGCTGCACCGTTTCTTCGATCCGGTCGTCCCGCAGGAGGAAGAGTATCTCTTCGTCGAGAATCGCCAGCATGGCTCCGGCGGCGCGTATCGTGAAGCGTTTTCCCGTGTCCTCCACGATTTGCCTCCGAAGGTCCGGCAGAGTGTCGAAGGACAGAGTCGCCAGGTGATGGTCGATGTCGATCATGTCGGCTATAGCGATCAGCTCGGCTCCAAAGGGGTATTCTCCTGCCTTTTTGCCGAAAGCGCCGCTGCCGTCGGCGTATTCGTGGTGATACAGGATAAATCCGTCGATGTCGCTTTCGAAGGGCAGCATTTCCGCGTTGCGCTGTCCGTACTGGCAGTGAGGACGCATGGATGGGGGATCGCCCTTTTTCAGAGCGTCAATGTACTCCGTCAGAGCGTTGTCATGGAGCAGGGCGCAGAACGTCGCCGCGGACAGGAATCTGTCGTCCATTTTTGCGTGCCGGCACATGGCGGCCACGAGCACGGCGATGCGCTTGCCGTGATACGTACTCGCCCCCAGCAACTCGCCCTCCACAACGTCGAGCGCCATGGAGAGGGATTCCATCAGTTGGTCCATTCTGATCCTCATAAATCTCAGCCTCCAGCCTGTCGACAGCAACACTCGCTTGAAAGCAAATTGAAAGCAAATTGGCATCAAGCCTTCGCGACAAAACGACCCCGCAGTTGTAACGCGGCTTCTTACTAAATCTACTAAATCGACAGTATAACACTTACAAAAAATGAAACATAAGTTTTTCTACTTTTCCTTTAGAACGGGGGCACAGTCTGTTCTCCCTGTTTCCTCCCGTTCCTCTTTGTGTGGCGCATCCGCCGGAGAAGCCTTATAATACAAAAACAGCATATCATTATTATTCGACGCCTGAGACAGGGTGGCAGTACTTCCTCCGGAACGGTGGTGACGGTTCCTGGTAAGGATGGATACGCCGAAAATCGGGAGGTGGATACAGTGGCGCTGAACGCCGGACAAATCTCACTGAACAAACTGAAGATTTCTTTTTGCAACAAACCTCTTTTGGATGTGCCGGGAGCCGTGGCCGCGGAGATGGAAAAACTGCGCCCTCGGGTGAGGAAGGACATGCGTATTGCCGTGGCGGCGGGAAGTCGGGGTATCAACAATATCGCCGTCATCGTGAAGGCCGTGGTGGACGGGCTTGTTTCCTTCGGGGCGCGGCCTTTCGTCATTCCCGCCATGGGCAGTCACGGCGGGGCCACCGCCGAGGGGCAGAAGGAGATGCTGGCGGGTTACGGCATTACGGACGAAACCATGGGAGTTCCGGTTCTGTCCTCCATGGCGGCTGAACGGGTGGGAGAACTGACGGACGGGACGAAACTGCCCGTGTTCATGGACCGGCACGCCTTCGAAGCGGACGGGGTGGTCGTCGTGAACCGGGTGAAAGCCCACACCGACTTCCACGGCGTAAACGAGAGCGGCATCGCGAAAATGCTGGTGATCGG
This genomic interval carries:
- a CDS encoding metal-dependent hydrolase; its protein translation is MTGKGHRITAFAILMATTDSLLASALAAMGSTFPDRIEHIIWRKKRGRHHRRTSHWFVLYGAAFIFCYYRWGSGLVPQLSTFPQELGTHVLETFSTCAAFWFLGGLLHIFCDACCGRVPLLVPWRKTFGWYFFRVADVPGQMSQGETAFVMFVVFSCLSIWLSGHGLIYVSVQ
- the aldA gene encoding aldehyde dehydrogenase, with amino-acid sequence METYQQFINGALVNSHSSDWIEVENPYTGQIISKVPKGNAQDGIDALEAAKKAQPAWAARASVERGAYLAQMANLIRGKRVELARTLASEQAKIMPLAQVEIDVTAAYFDYYAGWARIYEGEIIQSDSPNENIFLFRKPIGVAVGICPWNFPFFVMARKVAPALLTGCTIVIKPSSLTPNTTLEFAKMVASLDLPKGVVNFVTGSGATLGNALATHPITDMVSLTGSVEAGQEIIRASADKVMKVSLELGGKAPAIVFPDADLDLAVKGIVASRVIFSGQVCNCAERAYVHRSIYDQFLDKFVKAMQAVKYGDPFATPAPDMSTQIDKNQQQKIDGMVTRAKAEGAKVLTGGKVADTQTGYFYEPTVLVNCRQDMEIVRKEIFGPVIPILPYSEYEEAITLANDCEYGLTSSIFTKNVNTVMQALKDLKFGETYVNREHFEGMQGFHAGWRKSGIGGADGKHGLMEYLQSQVAYIRF
- a CDS encoding slipin family protein codes for the protein MLSNIGSWLGIFFILFLILSSAIRIVPEYRRLVVFRLGRLAGSRGPGVVFVIPVIDRVTTVDLRILTMDVPVQEVITKDNVPIKVNAVVYFRVMDPSHSVVEVENYVMATSQLAQTTLRSVVGSVELDEVLSSREKINQELQKIIDERTDPWGIKVSAVEVKELELPDGMKRAMARQAEAERERRAKIIAAEGELQAATKLSEAAKQMEVSPVTLQLRYLQTIREISGERNSTTFFPIPVDLLRPFIEKTLSREEKQGGQGV
- a CDS encoding FAD-binding protein, producing MKGKSAETYDVVIVGAGPAGIFAALELVARGKTVFMADKGKLISERQCPIVAGLVQDCLNCQSCAIVSGWGGAGSASDGKLTLTTGYGGNLEEYIGRPALEELIAEVDGVFVRFGADPHCYEAGCEITRETIRTGAEVGVRVLPARIRHIGTDASREVLHNMYEDLVTKCDIQMNAAVDDLLIENGSAVGIRFEDGRTVRGGHVIVSPGREGASWMEKIIGRLKLPIASMPVDIGVRVEVPDSVCETLTREFYEVKCLYNSPTFDDRCRTFCMNPSGYVVHEFNQAHRLVTVNGHSLKNKKSGNTNFAILVTKNFSQPFSDPIGYATHVAKLANMLAGGSILVQRLADLRGGRRSTQPRIDRGMVDPTASAQPGDLSLVLPHRYVTDIVEFLDALNRIMPGVSHGDTLLYGVEIKLYSLRLELGNNLEVPSIRGLWTIGDGAGVSRGIIQAAASGVVAARAICAA
- a CDS encoding biotin transporter BioY, encoding MSNKTFPLKNLLLTAFFAVLTSIGAMLSVPLPFMPVPITVQSFIVLMSGLLLGPKYGPLSQMLYVVMGLIGLPVFAGGTGGPQTVFSPSFGFLIGFIVASWIGGLLASKAQTFLQYALVSLAATVGLYAVGLPGFYLIMRFAAGKELDFVRVVQLAFLPFLVPDLIKIVVSGWLASRAVPTLEGAGLLSHRPLPAAEENSPV
- the mgtE gene encoding magnesium transporter, with protein sequence MTDLITELIDTKKHRQLKELMLNTNVVDIADDLEELTPERRVVLFRSLPKDAAASVFSYLQPDTQENLISLLTDPELSHIVNDLFLDDAVDFVEEMPANVVKRVLKNVSEDTRNQINQLLRYREDSAGSIMTTEYISLKEEMDVEAAFRRIRREGMDKETIYTCYVTDAKRILKGVVTVKTLLLSEPTDRIGDIMSRNIIYATTGDDREQVAEIFQKYDLIALPVVDTERHLVGIITVDDAMEVLEEENTEDFHLMAAMKPSDDPYLSAGVFEMAKRRIGWLLFLMVSAFFTGGIITHYEALFAALPALISAIPMLMDTGGNAGSQSSTLIIRGMAVGELELADWISIFWKELRISTLVGGVLGVINVAYKWLLSGSLSLGLIVGTSLFATVLFANLIGSMLPLLARRLKFDPALMAAPIVTTLVDAGGLIVYFLVAGVVLNLCAP
- a CDS encoding biotin--[acetyl-CoA-carboxylase] ligase, which encodes MGQETREAGLAKDRVLALLEEQAGEIVTGEELARKLGVSRVAVWKIIKLLQERGCAIESVSRRGYRFVSRNGVLSEVFIQSGLKTRFLGRRLEVLKSVDSTNAYIRRMDLTSTEAGFVVVADGQTKGKGRKNRPFLSLPGEGLYMSILLKPDIPADETRFLTICAGLAVCEAIEALYDLNPQIKWVNDVWCDGKKLCGILTEGAVSLELQRMSHVVIGIGVNTGSVGEDLREIATSLGQLTGGSPDRNELAAEILNRLEPFCIALAEGRKKELLDAYRSRQYVLGRTVQVFTGTETFSALATGIDDGGALIVENETGRIRLSSEEVSLKLK